The DNA sequence ACGATAAAATAACAATGCGTCTGCGCTCCGCTATGGTCGACACCAGCGGACAAGGCCCATTGGTCAACGATTTGCCGCCGGTTCAAGTAGCTGAGCCTGTTGGCAACAGTGAAACGGAAGCTAAGGATAAAGACATTGAAACGACTGTTGAAGAAACAGAAGGCTTCATGATTGTCCGCGCAATCCTGCGTAAGACAGTTGCTGTCAATCGTGTAATAATGCGTGACGTGCAATCTTACTGCGGCATCTTGCTGGATGATAATAACCGCAAGCCTATCTGCCGCTTACACTTTAATAGCAGTAAGAAGTACGTCACCTTATTTGACGTAGAAGGGGGTGAAAGAATGGATATTGCTTCACTGGATGATTTGTATGGCTTTGCCTCCAGAATCAGAGCTGCCGTGCAACGACACGAAACCAAGAGTATAGAAGCTCCTGCTGCGTGAAGCAGCAAGCGCAAAAAAGAAAAAGGGCTGCCTTACAAGGCAGCCCTTTTTTATAAGGTTGATACCGTACATTTATTTACTCAACCGAGAAAGTATTTATGGAGAGGATGCGCTATCAACCAACAACAAAGCTTAAAGCGCGGCTGCTTACCGCCCTGGTCGTAGTGCTGGGGTTCGGCGTGGCCTACAACGTGCTGGCCGCGCTGGATGTCATGGTCAGCCTGAAGTATGAGACAGATGGCCCGCAGGAGTGCTTCTCGCTTATCACCGGCCATAATCTGTGTCTGCGCCTGAAAATTCACGAAATAGCGGCCCCGGTCTGCTTTTTTCTGGCGCTCGGCCTAGCCATTGCCAAAGATGTGTGGCTGGAAAAAGTGAATAAGTAATCTTTGTCGTCATCCGTTTCACGCTTTATTTCTTGTCTTTGTGAGCAGCGCCCAGGCCATCATTGAGAAACTACACCTGCTGCCGCACCCGGAAGGCGGCTATTACCGGGAAACCTACCGGGCCGCTACCAGCCTGGTCATGGCAACCGGGGCTTCCCGCCATGTCAGCACGGCCATTCACTACCTGCTGGAAGGCGCCGATAAGTCCCACTTCCACCGGATTCAGTCCGATGAGCTGTGGTTTTTCCACCAGGGCCAGGCCCTGGAAGTTGTCCTGATTCAGAACGGCCAGCTGGTTACTATCGTGCTGGGCAATGACCTGGCAGCCGGCGAGGCGCCCCAGGCCGTGGTACCCGCCCACACCTGGTTTGGGGCCCGGCTTAAGAATGAAACCGGCTTTGCGCTGGTGAGCTGCACCGTCGCGCCCGGCTTCGACTTCCGGGATTTTGAGCTGGCCGAGCGGGCAGCGTTGGTTCAGGAGTTTCCGCATTTGCAGGCTGTCATCGAGCAGTTTACCCGCCACG is a window from the Hymenobacter aquaticus genome containing:
- a CDS encoding cupin domain-containing protein, with product MSSAQAIIEKLHLLPHPEGGYYRETYRAATSLVMATGASRHVSTAIHYLLEGADKSHFHRIQSDELWFFHQGQALEVVLIQNGQLVTIVLGNDLAAGEAPQAVVPAHTWFGARLKNETGFALVSCTVAPGFDFRDFELAERAALVQEFPHLQAVIEQFTRHA